The segment TTGTGCTGCTCCCTCACCCATCCCAGCCTGGCTGGGAAGCCAAGCGTTGGGGATACCGCTCAGCCTTCCCCGTGGCTGCTCTTTGAGCATGAGCTCCACAAGGGCTGTGGGGCCACCAACCATTTCATTTCACAGTGCTCCATCCTCCCTGTGGCCTTTGGGCACCAGATCACGACACAAATCATCCCAGTTTGGGGAAACTCCCAGGAAACAAGGGGATAAAATGACAGACCCAATCGAGGACTGAAGCCTGTGTGTATAAGTgagcccccccctccccgaggCTGGAGCGCCTCCTGTACGAGGCCAGgttgggagagttggggttgttcagcctggagaagaaaaggctccagggagaacttagagcagcttccagcacggaaaggggctccagggaagctggggaggggctgttgatcacggagtgcagggataggatgagggggaaagattttcagatgaaagagagGGAGATTGAagtgagatcttaggaagcaatgtttccctgtgagggtggggaggccctggcccaggttgcccagagcagtggtggctgccccatccctggaggggttccaggccaggttggatggggtttggagcccctgatccagtgggaggtgtccctgcccatggcaggggtggaactggatgggcttggaggtcccttccaacccaaagcattctgtgactctatgcCCTGCACAGGCAGCACTTCCCTGCCTCTCGCCCAGTCTCGCTCCTGCCAGGGCCATATCCTGGCACCGGCTTTTGATTTCTCCTGAGGCTCCAGTCCTGCAGCTGATCATTAACCAACAGGAAATTCCTGACCCAGAGCTCGCCCTGGCCTGGGCGCTGGACCGAGGTCTAGGCTGCTCCCGTCATCCAGTGAATCACGCTCCAGGCTGCTGAGCGAGTCTGTGGGGACTGGGCTCTCCTCCACTTCCCACACCCATGGCACAAAGCGCAGGAGCCACCTGGAGAAGCCGGAGCAGCCAGGACTGCACACAGGGACCAAAGGGCAAAAAGGTAGTCTCACAATACAGAGATAAGGGACCCAGCAGCCCAGCCAAGCTCAGACACAGCACCACGGGGTGTATCACCCCCAGGCCCCGAGGGTTGTTTCCAACCTCTGTTCATGAAGGAAGTTGGGAACAGCTACAGGGGGCTTCAGCCTCCCAAGGGGAACGCTGAGGTTTGCAGGGACACGGCCAAAAGGAGGACGTTCTGCCGACACGCTGGCAGCATGGAACAGAGCATACCTTGTTTGAAGGCTCCAGCTTCAATGCTGCCTTTAGGATGGGGATGGCATCTCTGTATTCACCCTGCTGAGCCAGGACCTAGAAGGTGAGGTATGGATTGAGCAGGACGGCTGAGGCCTGTCCCTCATCCCTGCCCTCCGTCCGCCCTGGCTGGGCTCAGCCACACTGTGGAGGAGGAACAGCAAAGGGCCTCACCTTGCCCTTTCGGAAGAGAGCCTTGATGTTCCCTGGCTGGTGCTCCAGGACGAGGTTGCAGGACTTGAGGGCTGCCTCGTAATGGTCCAATTTAAGCTGAGAAGCTGCCAGGTTGTTCAGACATTTCACTTTGAcgtccagcagctctgcctcctcctctggGCTGAAGTCGACTGCAAAGACCCCAGAGCCTGGTTACAGCAGGAAGGGATCCGTGGTGGCCCTGGCCTGGGGAGGGAGTGGGTACCTTTCGAGCTGGAGCCGATAACCTTGAGGGCAATATCATAGGAGTTGATGGCCAGCACATAATCTGCCTGCTGGTAGAAGAAGTTGCCGCGTTCTCGCTTGCGGTTGGCCAGCTCGATCTTCTCCTTCCCACTGAGCAGCTCCAGGTCTGGTGCATCCTGAGCCGCCAGCAGCTCCACCTCCAGAGTGAGGGCCGCATTGGGTGGGATGTCAGGGCTCCTGTGCAGAGGGGCACAAACCTGTGGTACCACTGCCACCTTTCACCAGCCACGGGGCCACACAGATTTAGCACTGTGGCCCAGAACTCGGGGCGATGGAAGCTCCCTGGGACAGGGCGTGATGCAGGTCATTGGCCCAGGACGGAGACACACTGATGTTCCCTGTGCTTGCCGAGCAACCCGTCTCTCCCTGCCCATGAACGCTGGTTTCACTGGCTGCCACCAGAAGCTTTCAGAACCCTCTTTGGGGCCATCCTGCTCTACTGCACATCCTCACTGCTCACCTGCCCTGAGTGCCGTAGCAGTATTTTGCATCTGACACGATCAGCGCCGTCTCCCCCATTTCCAGGAGCTGCACGCACAGGTCCAGAGCCTACAGGGAACAACAGCGTGAGGAGGAGCACAAGCAAAGGCAGAAGGGCCAATTCTGACCCACAAACAGGAACATCACCGACCGCAAACCCTCTGCATGCCCCCCAAGGCAcactcctgctctgcaggggtAAAACAAGGCAGCAATAACATCGGGCACGCTTTCTCCCAGCCCTGACCTGCAAGACGTCACAGTCACCCAATGTGAAGGTGAGGGCAGGGTTCTCCTCCACCACACTGCCATCCTCCAGCATGGCCTTCAGGCGGATGGTCACGTCCTGGCCCTTGCGGGGACGCGTGTCCACCCCCTGGCCTGGCACCAGCGTCTTCTTCTTGAGCAACCCACTCCCTGGGCAAAGAGAAGACGGAGGCACATTAGGCCAAGGCCAGGATTGAAAAgtctccttcccaccaccccGCTCTGGCTCCCGGCCACCCTTCATGGTGCAGGGAGCACCAACAGAGCCACGGGGAAGCCCGTGAGGCCCCACATGCTGAGCACTCTCCTTCCCCAGGCTCTTACCCAAAACATCGAGCCACTCCTGGGGGTCTTCAGCCACGTCCCCCCTGCCCGGCTCCGAGGGCTGGGTGTCCTCCCGCGGCACTGGCCGGCCCACATCCTCCAGCGGTGGCAGCTCGctcaggtcctcctcctcctcttcctcatcttccaGGACCTCAAAATCCTCTCCCGTGTCCAGCTGAGTAGTGTCAGGCATAGGTGCGGGCTCGGTGCCGGGGCCTGCCCGGCTTGGGGAGCTGCTCCTCGGTTCCTCCCCGCTGGAAGCCATCACGGCGGAGCAGcctggaggggaaaagagaacCGGGGTTGGGGCTGTGCTTAccggggagaggggacaggacacGGGACTAGGCCCTCTGGAGACGGGGGAAGACCTGGGGATTGAGGGGAACCGGGCCCCGGGGTGGGTGGGGGGCACCGAGCCCTGGGGTGGAGCGAAAGGGACCcgaggagaggagatgggggagTAAAGGTAGTGTAAGGGAGACACCGCAACCGGGGCAGGCGGGTGACACCGGGCGCCGGGAGGGGGGAAATATCTAGGCCCGTGGGGAAAACCGGGCCCAGGGGCGATGAACCAGGGGACACCAGGCCCCAAGGGGAGGGAACGGGCCCCGCGGGAGGAGGGAAACAGAGCCCCTGGGAGGAGGGAACGGGAGGCACCGGGCCTTGCAAGGGAGGGAATGGGCCCGGGGTGGGATACCGAGCCCCGGGGTGGGATACCGAGCACCGGGGGGGACACGACGGCGCCCCAGGGTGGGGGAGAAGGAAGATCGAGCCCCAAGTGAGGAACGGGGCGGGGGAAAACCGGGCCCTGCAGGGGAGGCACCGGTGGAACCGGGCCCCGGGAGGGACACACATCCCTGGCAGATACCGGCAGCGGCAgctcccctcctgcccagcccctCGTTCGCATCCCCGTCCCGCCCGGTGCCTCTCCGGTCAGAGCCCGCAGCCCCCCCAACTCCCACCTGTCCCGCGGCTCCACTGTCGATGACCACACCCCCTTCACCGATGGCCGCGCCCCCTCCCCCTCCTATTGGTCCGCCCCTCTCCCCTCGCTGCTCCTATTGGTCCTGCCCCGCCCCTGTTgcctctggccccgcccccgagGCatctggccccgcccctctccACCGCGGGCCCCGCCCCCACTGCTCCCATTGGCCGGGGCCTCCCGCCGCGCTGACGCCATTGGCTGAGGCGGCCGCTCGTGATCGGGGACGGGGCTCAGCCTTAAAGGGGCCGCtgcaggggatggagggggtgggggggaaggaaCAGGGTCGGGCGGCTGCTCGGAGACTGGGGGGAACGGCCCCGGTGATCGGTGCGGAGGCGCCGTGTGCctgaaggagggagagagggaagttGTTTCCTCACCGCCGGACGCTACTTCCGGGTCGGCGTGGTGACGTATGCGTGCTGACGTCACGCGCAGCGCGTGACCCCTCCCCCCGCACCCGGAAGCGCGGAGCGGCTGCCGGTGCCGCTCCCGGTGCCGCCGCTCACGGCATGTGAAGCGGCCGGGCCGCTCTCCTAGGTGCGTGGAGGGAAGAAACCGGGGATACCGGGAACGGCCCCGGGTCCCCGAGAGCCCCGGTACCTGGACAGGGGGCACCGGTACCGGTGTAGGGCCTCCCCAAAACCGTGCCCGGCGGTGAGGAGCGAGGCAGCTGCGGTACCAGAGGGTGGAGCCGGTCAGTAGACCCCGGTACTGGCGTGGGGCCGCTCCAAAACCGTGCGAGGCAGAGGGGGAGAGGCAGCTCCGGTACCGGCGGCATGGCAGACAGAGGGGTTCCCGGTACTGGCGTTGGTGCGCTTGAGGCCACCCCAAATCCATGCAAGGTGGCGGGGAGCCCCCATGCTGGGGCGGGGAGGGCACAGGGCGCGGTACCGGCGTGGGGTGCGTGTGGGGCTGCCTCAAACCCGTGCACAGTGGCGGGGAGCCCAGGTACCGGTATTACAGCAGGGCGGAGGGAGTTCCCCAAAACCATGCACGATGGCAAGAAGGGGGGCCCCGGTAGCAGCGTGGGGCCATCACCAAAACTGTTCCCGGcagtggggaggtgggtgcc is part of the Cuculus canorus isolate bCucCan1 chromosome 27, bCucCan1.pri, whole genome shotgun sequence genome and harbors:
- the FKBP8 gene encoding peptidyl-prolyl cis-trans isomerase FKBP8 — protein: MASSGEEPRSSSPSRAGPGTEPAPMPDTTQLDTGEDFEVLEDEEEEEEDLSELPPLEDVGRPVPREDTQPSEPGRGDVAEDPQEWLDVLGSGLLKKKTLVPGQGVDTRPRKGQDVTIRLKAMLEDGSVVEENPALTFTLGDCDVLQALDLCVQLLEMGETALIVSDAKYCYGTQGRSPDIPPNAALTLEVELLAAQDAPDLELLSGKEKIELANRKRERGNFFYQQADYVLAINSYDIALKVIGSSSKVDFSPEEEAELLDVKVKCLNNLAASQLKLDHYEAALKSCNLVLEHQPGNIKALFRKGKVLAQQGEYRDAIPILKAALKLEPSNKTIHAELSKLVKKHADQKNVETEMYRKMLGNPSAAGTPGKCKDKLSWSIPWKWLFGATAIALGGVALSVVIAARN